The region CCAAATTCAATATGGAAGGAGTTGTGAGATTTAAAGTTCCGAATCTGTATTCATATGATTGACCCCCCCACGTTGACAAAGAATTGACCGAGTAGCACGATGCTGTATTCTCTTACAGTGCCGACATTGGGTTTGAGAGATACAAACCTGATACCAGAGCCCAGATTTATTCAGACGGTACAATAATCTGGTTCGTTCCAATCATTTTTACGAAATCATGCAACATTCGAGTTCAATGGTTCCCGTTTGACACCCAAGTGTGTGATATGAGATTCCTCTCCTGGTCTCATGATGGATTCCAAATCAACTTGGAAGCGGAAAAGAGTGCCGATGCGTCGCAAGATAGGTATGTTGATCTATGCAACCTAATATTGCTACCTTTTACTGTTTCTTTAGtactattttgtggtattttgtttaaacattacagaTCACATAATTTTTCTTATGATTGTAAAAGTAatactgctgatgatgatgatgatgatggtaatgattctGCTGATGATGATTCGTTGGTAACGACGTCGACGACGATGactatgatggtgatgatgatgatgatgatgataaataaaaataaaataaatgtagacatttgtagagcgctttatgccgtaaacagcctctaagcgctttacatttattccgccgtcattagaatatatcggaaccacgtttgcagcctacaagtggcgcagggtccatcagtacaacgactgtgattACCCCTAagagcttcccattgcacctgggtggggtgaggcaagcgaggcaaagcgccttgcccaatgGCGCAACACGGTgatgggacggggaatcgaacccacgcacgtggagcaagctctcagattatgagtccaaggccgtaactaCTGAGCCATCGTGCcctcttgatgatgatgatgatgatgatgatgatgatgatgatgatgatgatgatgatgatgatgatgattatgatgatgatgatgaaatggtgatgatgatgatgatgatgatgatgatgatgatgatgatgatgatgatgttgatgatgatgatgatgatgatgatgatgatgatgacgatgatgatgacggcgATGATTATTATTCCACATGGACTTTTTTCTCTAACTATATCAGCTATGGACGAAACGGTGTTTGGGACTTAGTAGCTTTCCGATCTAGGCGGATAGTAACAAAATATCTATGCTGTCCAGCGCCCTACCCAGAAGTACAATACCGACTTGTATTCAAAAGACACGCTGCATTCTACATCTACTATATGGTGTTGCCATGTCTATTCCTCTCTATTCTGTCGCTGTTGGTATTTTACCTGCCACCTGATTGTGGAGAGAAATTGACACTATCTATCACCAACTTGTTGGCTTTGGTCGTTTTTCAACAAATAATCGCCGAGAATATGCCACCGAGCTCCGATGATTCCCCCGTAATCGGTAAGATACAATAAAGGCCATTAATTTTAATCTGCTAAACTTATCTACAAAAATTTAACAATAGCCATAACCGCATATTTCAGCAAATGTTTAACTTTCGGTACTTTGGTAACAAACAGCTCAATAACGTGCGTATTATCAGAAGTTGTAGtattatttatacttttattGGATTTGACATCGGCAAGCaacctgttttttgtttttttatttttgttttgttttttgcttttattttgtGAACAATATAATTCGGCCTTGTGCGATTAAAAATCATATCTTATCAAATCGAAAACAAAAGATACACAGGAATATTTCTGGCTTGAACAGCTGCGCGGCGAACAAAGCCACCCACTTGGTCAGCTTGGATGTTTCGAAACTACCACCAtgaccaacttgcgactttataaaCTCATTTCGTTGTGGCTAGTCACAtatatatttatatcattttcagGGACATATTTCATATGCATGATTGCTATGGTATGTATTTCCGTGATTTCAACTGGTTTTGTAATGCACGTGAGTGGCATATCTCAACCGATGCCAAGATGGATCAAACGGATCTTCTTGGAAATAGTTCCCAGATCCATGTGCTTATCCGTCTACTCATTTCAAGCTCACCATATCGACGCAGCGGACATCTTTGAAAATCAGCACAATAACGACAATGCGGTCATTGCGAACGGAAAAGTTGCTTCTACTAAAGAAAACGTAGATTCTGTCGGTGTTGAACCTAAAACATTCAATAAAACTGTAGAACTATTAAGGTACATTAAAGAGGATATCGATACCAAGAATACTGCAACTTTAGAGCATCTTCAATGGCGACGTGTATCCATAATTATAGATCGCATGCTACTGTACCTGTTCAGTACGTTTACTATTGTTTGCACGTTTTATCTCGCTGTCCAAATTGTTACAGGGAGTATGGGGGAATATGATGAGATATTGTATGAGCTAGAAGAAGATTGGCCCATTTAAGCTAACATTTTTAGTCATGCACCTGGTGTACATAAATACTGTCCCGTATCTGCGCCATAACCGTAGCCATAACCAAAAAACTAACGCGCCATAACCATAGCCATATCCAAAAAACTAACCCTATTCGTGGTTTTTTGTATGGCCATGGTTATGGCTCAGATTGTACTACAGAGCGTCTTATACGGGACAGCATTTATGTACACCAGGCGCATGAGGTATGCTAACTCTAATGAGTGTGCCTCATTCACAAACGAGATACAGGCATACTACATTTAATACTATTGACTTGAACACGTGCGTGTAAAGCAAAGaacaccaacttgcgactttatgatCATTTTGTGATAACAGGTTAGAAATGTGTATTCCAATGGCACATACAACAATACACAAGGTGTATAGTGGTTTACCACCAAAGCACTATTAATGTTAAAATGAGTTTAAGAGGTTTGGAACTCAAACGGGTCACATAAAGTTAATGTCGATTGAATTTAATAATATAACGTAATGTATGTGTTATACATTCACTATAGCCTATAGTATAGATATAAAGAATTTATGTAAATATCGTAGATTAATATTAATGCTATGTTATATAGTGTGTGGTTTTGTGTGATATAAATTACGCTTTAGAATCGAAGTATATTGAGTCaaagtgtttttttaaatagtattatAAGCTAATTATTCtatttattcatatattttttatttattttatttattcatatatttttcagttatttatttatttgtttactatGTTGAGTTAGGTCATTAGCTAGTTAGTTAAGTATTAAGCTTGACAGGCATTAAAACATTATGCATTAGCGTATATAGTTAATCAGCatttattttcctcatttttatCTGATCTAATTCAAAACTACAGATATGTAACAGCTCAATAACGTGCGTATTATCAGAAGTTGTAGtattatttatacttttattGGATTTGACATCGGCAAGCaacctgttttttgtttttttatttttgttttgttttttgcttttattttgtGAACAATATAATTCGGCCTTGTGCGATTAAAAATCATATCTTATCAAATCGAAAACAAAAGATACACAGGAATATTTCTGGCTTGAACAGCTGCGCGGCGAACAAAGCCACCCACTTGGTCAGCTTGGATGTTTCGAAACTACCACCAtgaccaacttgcgactttataaaCTCATTTCGTTGTGGCTAGTCACAtatatatttatatcattttcagGGACATATTTCATATGCATGATTGCTATGGTATGTATTTCCGTGATTTCAACTGGTTTTGTAATGCACGTGAGTGGCATATCTCAACCGATGCCAAGATGGATCAAACGGATCTTCTTGGAAATAGTTCCCAGATCCATGTGCTTATCCGTCTACTCATTTCAAGCTCACCATATCGACGCAGCGGACATCTTTGAAAATCAGCACAATAACGACAATGCGGTCATTGCGAACGGAAAAGTTGCTTCTACTAAAGAAAACGTAGATTCTGTCGGTGTTGAACCTAAAACATTCAATAAAACTGTAGAACTATTAAGGTACATTAAAGAGGATATCGATACCAAGAATACTGCAACTTTAGAGCATCTTCAATGGCGACGTGTATCCATAATTATAGATCGCATGCTACTGTACCTGTTCAGTACGTTTACTATTGTTTGCACGTTTTATCTCGCTGTCCAAATTGTTACAGGGAGTATGGGGGAATATGATGAGATATTGTATGAGCTAGAAGAAGATTGGCCCATTTAAGCTAACATTTTTAGTCATGCACCTGGTGTACATAAATACTGCCCCGTATCTGCGCCATAACCGTAGCCATAACCAAAAAACTAACGCGCCATAACCATAGCCATATCCAAAAAACTAACCCTATTCGTGTTTTTTTGTATGGCCATGGTTATGGCTCAGATTATACTACAGAGCGTCTTATACGGCAGCATTTATGTACACCAGGCGCATGAGGTATGCTAACTCTAATGAGTGTGCCTCATTCACAAACGAGATACAGGCATACTACATTTAATACTATTGACTTGAACACGTGCGTGTAAAGCAAAGaacaccaacttgcgactttatgatCATTTTGTGATAACAGGTTAGAAATGTGTATTCCAATGGCACATACAACAATACACAATGTGTATAGTGGTTAACCACCAAAGCACTATTAATGTTAAAATGAGTTTAAGAGGTTTGGAACTCAAACGGGTCACATAAAGTTAATGTCGATTGAATTTAATAATATAACGTAATGTATGTGTTATTATACATTCACTATAGCCTATAGTATAGATATAAAGAATTTATGTAAATATCGTAGATTAATATTAATGCTATGTTATATATTGTGTGGTTTTGTGTGATATAAATTACGCTTTAGAATCGAAGTATATTGAGTCaaagtgtttttttaaatagtattataagctaattattttatttattcatatattttttatttgttttatttattcatatatttttcagttatttatttatttgtttactatGTTGAGTTAGGTCATTAGCTAGTTAGTTAAGTATTAAGCTTGACAGGCATTAAAACATTATGCATTAGCGTATATAGTTAATCAGCatttattttcctcatttttatCTGATCTAATTCAAAACTACAGATATGTAATTATTGTACAAGGTTAAAACATCCGATTTGACATATGAAAATGAGTGGTTCGTGACATTAGCTATTATTATGACAGTTCTCACTCCGAGCTAACTCAGGCACGCAAACCGTCCCTAGATTTGCAAATCAGGTATAACTACACTCAAGACAAAAAAAAACTAGTTTGCCTATGACGTCCTGACAACTAGATCTAAAatgtcgtactgcgcaggtcagcaaccaattacGCCTGCGCTTTTGCCCTGGCGTCAGCCgcaagtctttttaattcggtcctCAATTATATTAAGCGCATAAATCAAGTTCTCCCCACGATGCATTGTGTTATAATGCTGCTCAATCTGGCGTTATACATATAGAGGAGGTTTGTctggtacacagtgtcatcgccccgatatcttcatggcagaaatcgccatggtagggtgaatccacagccacgcctggccattttgttccgaccagtttaatagttttgagatgcataatggccgagagacatccgactaaggctattgacaataaccTGGTGACTGACctttctgtgtgtgagtgagcatgatacgagtatacgccatgaggtcatctgcttttatactgcctccacgagtggcctactcTGCGCTATAGTTAGGGACatataaaatcagattttttgtcagcttttgagctcaatacgcacggttctttctcaatacgcaagctaacgactatcatatcctttcaacatatatattcaagtgcaagcaaaaaatatggcttctttagaataaaaacaattacgggagatattcatcattttctaccccggtatccaaagatatatcgtctgaatatcaaatcttgcatagcacattcacgtgtatcgatcccgggtattcattttagtgtctctgctgtacaaagtaattattaaacagacgatgtcggtgtgcggtaaGGTTCTGCACATGTTGGAATTTACCATGTCGCCGAATCACGAAATACTATGGAATCATTATCCACATACGTTATGCCAATGCGTGCATAGATATAGCTTTGGTTTGA is a window of Amphiura filiformis chromosome 2, Afil_fr2py, whole genome shotgun sequence DNA encoding:
- the LOC140137195 gene encoding neuronal acetylcholine receptor subunit beta-3-like — translated: MIHMRMGSIHVATFIKLILLVLVSNVCCVRNKTSADLHHHLFQNYVKDVRPVIDAKTTTHVTYRLLIKSLLALDTRDQSFSIGTSLKAVWSDEYLRWDPDDYDGIDTFNVPITSIWIPDITLIDNADIGFERYKPDTRAQIYSDGTIIWFVPIIFTKSCNIRVQWFPFDTQVCDMRFLSWSHDGFQINLEAEKSADASQDSYGRNGVWDLVAFRSRRIVTKYLCCPAPYPEVQYRLVFKRHAAFYIYYMVLPCLFLSILSLLVFYLPPDCGEKLTLSITNLLALVVFQQIIAENMPPSSDDSPVIGTYFICMIAMVCISVISTGFVMHVSGISQPMPRWIKRIFLEIVPRSMCLSVYSFQAHHIDAADIFENQHNNDNAVIANGKVASTKENVDSVGVEPKTFNKTVELLRYIKEDIDTKNTATLEHLQWRRVSIIIDRMLLYLFSTFTIVCTFYLAVQIVTGSMGEYDEILYELEEDWPI